GCAGCACGTCGAACGAGGAAGTCCAGCGCGACCTGCTGATCATGGTGACCCCTTACATCGTGCGGGACTGACGGCCCGGACGGAGGGACACCGGATGCGGTGACCGCTGGACAGAGGGTGCATCGGTCCCGTATATAGACGCAGGTCAACGCGAGAGCCCGGCCACCGCCGGGCTCTCGCAGTTTTGCCCGGATGAACTGATCGGAGCTGCTCGCGCTGGCGCGCCGGACGCTCGATCCCACAACGCCGCTGAGGCTTCGACAGCAGGCTGGAACTACGATGCACTTTACCTTCCGAACCGCGGGCGAGTCCCACGGCCGCGGCCTGGTCACCCTCGTCGAGGGTGTGCCCGCCGGACTCGAGCTGATCGCTGGGCGCGACATCGACCCCGACCTGGGGCGCCGCCAGGGCGGCTACGGCCGCGGCGGCCGCATGAAGATCGAGCAGGACGCCGCCGAGATCGTGACCGGCGTGAGGCACGGCGAGACGCTGGGCTCGCCGATCGCGCTGCTCGTCTGGAACCGCGACTGGCGCAACTGGCAGGTCGCGATGTCGCCGGAGCCGCCGGACGCCGACACGCCGGAGAAGGCACTGCGACGCGTGCACCTGCCGCGGCCGGGGCACGCGGACCTGGTCGGTGTGCTCAAGTATGACCGCATGGACGCACGCGACGTCCTGGAGCGTGCATCCGCGCGCGAGACCACGGCGCGCGTGGCCGCCGGCGCCGTCGCAAAGCGCATCCTCGCCGAGGCCGGCATCTCGATCGGCAGCCACATCGTGTCGCTGGGCGGGATCGATGCGCAGCTGCCGGAGGTGATGCCCGACGATCTGAACGCCGCCAGCGACGCCTCGCCGCTGCGCACGCTGGACCGGGACGCCGAGCAGCGCATGATCGAGGCGATCGACAGCGCCAGGGCGGAGGGCGACACGTTCGGTGGCGTCTTCGAGGTGGTCGCGCGCGGGATGCCGGCCGGGCTGGGCAGCCACATCGCGTGGGACCGCCGGCTGGACGGCCGGATCGCGCAGGCGATGCTGTCGATCCAGGCGATGAAGGGCGTCGAGATCGGCCTCGGCTTCGAGGCGGCGCGCCGCCGCGGCTCGCAGGTCCACGACGAGATCGAGCGGGCGGACGCGGAG
The sequence above is drawn from the Longimicrobiales bacterium genome and encodes:
- the aroC gene encoding chorismate synthase, whose product is MHFTFRTAGESHGRGLVTLVEGVPAGLELIAGRDIDPDLGRRQGGYGRGGRMKIEQDAAEIVTGVRHGETLGSPIALLVWNRDWRNWQVAMSPEPPDADTPEKALRRVHLPRPGHADLVGVLKYDRMDARDVLERASARETTARVAAGAVAKRILAEAGISIGSHIVSLGGIDAQLPEVMPDDLNAASDASPLRTLDRDAEQRMIEAIDSARAEGDTFGGVFEVVARGMPAGLGSHIAWDRRLDGRIAQAMLSIQAMKGVEIGLGFEAARRRGSQVHDEIERADAEISSGGFRRHGNNAGGLEGGMTTGAPIVVRVAMKPLSTLMKPLRSVDLRTGERADAVRERSDVVALAAAGVVGEAMLATVLADALLEKFGGDSMSELLRNLRGYIEHLKERTAAARASFDA